Proteins encoded in a region of the Pelmatolapia mariae isolate MD_Pm_ZW linkage group LG16_19, Pm_UMD_F_2, whole genome shotgun sequence genome:
- the LOC135933844 gene encoding CD109 antigen-like, producing MMLVSPQAKPPGALAGGQEEELGHSGTGPEVVHAGTPTPLAVTVFADFPGTVTAELGRGSTKVSLTEDFQEGLTSVLTLPPIPDSLTQNSVLNLTVRGYKGNSVIFTNTTTLTFSPRNVSTFIQTDRSRYYPGDTVKVRAMCVQLDNRPYKDRVDLSVRDPSGNIVDRWESTANLGIVLREFHLSQTAPLGRWVIAATVNGATDEKQFVVELYGNVHINLFQYNRDGLCSIGQFESF from the exons ATGATGCTGGTCTCTCCCCAGGCAAAG cCCCCTGGGGCCCTGGcaggaggacaggaggaggagcttGGTCACTCAGGTACAG GTCCAGAGGTGGTGCACGCTGGCACGCCGACTCCTCTGGCCGTCACCGTGTTCGCAGACTTCCCGGGCACGGTGACAGCTGAATTGGGACGTGGAAGCACCAAAGTATCGCTGACCGAAGACTTCCAAGAAG GTTTGACGAGTGTCCTCACGCTTCCTCCT ATTCCTGACTCCTTAACCCAGAATTCCGTCTTAAACCTGACGGTGCGGGGCTACAAAGGAAACAGTGTCATTTTCACCAACACCACCACCCTAACCTTCAGTCCCAGGAACGTGTCCACCTTCATCCAGACTGACAGATCCCGTTACTATCCAGGGGACACAGTCAAAGTCAGAGCCATGTGTGTTCAGCTGGATAACCGTCCATACAAGGACAGAGTGGATCTCTCTGTACGG GATCCCAGTGGGAATATCGTTGACAGGTGGGAGTCCACGGCCAATCTGGGAATTGTGTTGCGAGAATTCCATTTGTCCCAGACGGCTCCTCTTGGACGTTGGGTGATCGCAGCTACTGTGAAT GGTGCGACTGACGAGAAGCAGTTTGTTGTGGAGCTTTATGGTAACGTGCATATCAATTTATTCCAATATAATCGTGATGGTTTATGTTCGATCGGTCAGTTTGAATCATTCTGA
- the LOC134645213 gene encoding CD109 antigen-like, whose amino-acid sequence MSNTTSAMQTKEFYGSTQFFFSNDQLQTLHTSSVSSDGHTTVDVTVSVNDSTTGFKVNKTVKVHLMQNAFQLTFHDFPPTLKPSLHFSTNLRISRYDRKPLSSVDLKHSAVVQINQITSVKNAEPTALILPVSEDGDVRIRFKLQAQVVMLFIQARFQSSEETLKISNNFSSPSDLYIQITPGNTSAQIGLPLQINVESTFNLTKLHFVVSSKGQVVAAGTQNSSSFSLTPALSWAPAACVTVYCVLSDGEIISDTAQISISQDSYVSLNWSSERAQPGEQVSLTVTGLESRSQLAVTVMGTPDDALQPDLNFKEDGDCDLKILTNTRLYRKNQPGPKNEGHALEVHKYWHHWMDGAEALLWLDTNVSNRTWTSEKILVPDGITSMGALALVMSENLGLGFTPVLQKLTVSKDFSLSLGAPSLLIRGEEIVLEVKIINHLEQEMDVIVLLAQSKSFEFVLTHRKDASVINAQKVTVESHASASALFPVRPLALGEVEISVDAVSAEASDSLVWRVMVKPEGVEQYFSQTLFLEMEPEKRNKSTALSFSFPPNVVPGSQRARVVLVGDILALSINNLGSLVQLPLGCGEQNMIHFAPSVYVIQYLDTSNQDNQELRSKALAYMMEGYQKQLSYQREDGSFSAFGNSDTSGSTWLTAFVLRCFLQAQPYMKIDQNVLDRAVSWLLKRQGPQGEFSEVGRLIHTEMQGGLDNGPVALTAYVLIALLQDEIYTEIHEDSVSLARMYLEEKVSSGVISNYSLCLTAYALALVNSPVSFTALTHLSKRADYIDGVMMWSSSAGLRAHNQKLPSAQIEMASYVLLAHINRGSLFDGITQMKWLSTQRNHLGGYGTTQDTVVALQALASYAAFSGANAINLMVNVSSPESSSLFRINSTNYRTYQSQEIPAENDLHLKIYMEGRGFATFQLNIFYHLERETFAENHQQAADEEAFSLRIDAADGSDRNHMMLSVCTRLKDSQLIPHTGMVILDVGLLSGFTLSPEAAVQSAVIRKVEAAPEKVILYLDSLNKSEVCINLPLVRNYKVAHVHDAVARIYDYYEPTRNAMSTYNSRVLPSMDSCFFCGANCDLCRPGITIAMSAQSMAAYSFSCLFLGLTVFLVLVG is encoded by the exons ATGAGCAACACGACCTCTGCTATGCAAACTAAAGAG TTCTACGGATCAACACAGTTTTTCTTCAGCAATGATCAACTCCAGACTCTGCATACTTCATCAGTTAGCAGTGACGGTCATACCACTGTGGACGTTACTGTGTCTGTTAACGATAGCACCACAG GGTTTAAAGTGAACAAAACCGTGAAAGTCCACCTGATGCAGAATGCATTCCAGCTCACATTCCACGATTTTCCACCCACACTAAAGCCGTCGTTACACTTCTCTACAAAC CTCAGGATCTCAAGATACGACAGAAAGCCGCTCAGCTCAGTGGATCTAAAGCACTCTGCTGTGGTTCAAATCAATCAGATAACGTCTGTGAAAAACGCAGAACCCACAGCTCTGATACTTCCTGTGTCTGAGGACGGGGACGTCCGCATCAGGTTCAAATTACAGGCCCAAGTTGTGATGCTCTTTATTCAG GCCAGATTTCAGTCCAGTGAGGAGACTCTGAAGATTTCCAACAACTTCTCCTCTCCAAGTGACTTGTATATTCAGATCACCCCTGGCAACACATCTGCACAG aTTGGATTGCCTCTGCAGATAAATGTAGAGAGCACCTTTAACCTGACCAAGCTTCACTTTGTG GTGAGCTCTAAAGGTCAGGTGGTAGCTGCTGGGACCCAAAACTCCTCGTCCTTCTCTCTGACCCCAGCGCTGTCCTGGGCCCCTGCGGCCTGTGTCACCGTTTACTGCGTCCTGTCTGACGGCGAGATTATCAGCGACACGGCACAAATATCTATCAGTCAAGACAGCTAT GTGTCATTAAACTGGAGCAGTGAAAGGGCCCAGCCAGGTGAGCAGGTATCGCTGACTGTGACCGGTCTTGAATCCAGGTCTCAGCTGGCAGTCACGGTAATGGGGACACCCGATGACGCCCTGCAGCCTGATCTGAACTTTAAAGAGGATGGG GACTGTGATCTTAAGATCCTGACCAATACGAGATTATACAGGAAAAACCAGCCTGGACctaaaaatg AAGGACATGCCTTAGAGGTGCACAAGTACTGGCACCACTGGATGGACGGTGCTGAAGCTTTGCTGTGGTTGGACACTAATGTTAG cAATAGGACTTGGACAAGTGAGAAAATACTCGTTCCAGATGGCATTACTTCTATGGGAGCTTTAGCACTGGTGATGTCAGAGAACCTGGGCTTGGGCTTCACTCCTGTGCTGCAAAAG CTGACTGTCTCCAAAGATTTTTCCTTGTCTCTGGGCGCCCCATCACTCCTCATCAGAGGAGAGGAGATTGTGTTGGAAGTGAAGATCATCAACCATTTGGAGCAGGAGATGGAT GTCATCGTGCTGCTAGCACAGAGCAAGTCCTTTGAGTTTGTTCTGACACACCGAAAGGATGCGTCTGTTATCAATGCTCAGAAAGTCACCGTAGAGAGTCACGCCTCTGCTTCAGCTCTGTTCCCTGTGAGGCCTTTGGCTCTGGGTGAGGTGGAGATATCTGTGGATGCCGTGTCTGCAGAGGCCTCAGACAGTCTTGTTTGGAGAGTGATGGTGAAG CCCGAGGGAGTTGAACAGTACTTCTCTCAGACGCTGTTCCTGGAGATGGAACCGGAGAAACGGAACAAATCCACAgccctctccttctccttcccCCCAAATGTGGTGCCCGGCAGTCAGAGGGCCCGTGTGGTACTGGTTG GCGATATCCTGGCTTTGTCCATCAACAACTTGGGTTCACTGGTTCAGCTGCCGCTTGGATGTGGGGAACAGAACATGATCCACTTTGCTCCAAGTGTATATGTTATCCAGTACCTGGACACTTCAAACCAGGATAACCAAGAGCTCAGGAGCAAGGCTCTAGCTTACATGATGGAAG GTTATCAGAAACAGTTGTCCTACCAGAGAGAAGACGGTTCTTTCAGTGCTTTTGGAAACAGCGACACCTCTGGCAGCACATG GCTGACAGCCTTTGTGCTGCGCTGCTTCCTCCAGGCTCAGCCCTACATGAAGATAGACCAGAACGTCCTGGACAGGGCCGTGTCTTGGCTCTTAAAACGTCAGGGGCCCCAAGGAGAGTTCAGTGAGGTGGGCAGACTGATCCACACCGAGATGCAGGGAGGGCTGGATAATGGCCCGGTGGCGCTGACGGCTTATGTCCTGATCGCACTTTTGCAGGATGAAATCTACACA GAGATACACGAAGACAGTGTGTCTCTGGCCAGAATGTATCTGGAGGAGAAAGTGTCCAGTGGCGTGATCAGTAActacagcctgtgtctgacggCTTACGCTTTAGCTTTGGTCAACAGTCCCGTCTCTTTCACCGCACTGACTCATCTCAGCAAGAGAGCGGACTACATCG ATGGAGTGATGATGTGGAGCTCATCTGCAGGCCTGAGGGCACATAACCAGAAGCTTCCCTCAGCACAGATCGAGATGGCCTCGTATGTGCTGCTAGCTCACATCAACCGTGGCTCACTCTTTGATGGCATTACACAAATGAAGTGGTTGAGCACACAGAGAAACCATCTAGGAGGCTACGGAACAACACAG GACACAGTAGTAGCTCTCCAGGCTCTGGCTTCCTACGCAGCGTTCAGCGGCGCCAATGCCATCAACCTCATGGTCAATGTGTCTTCTCCAGAATCTTCATCACTGTTTCGAATCAACTCCACCAACTATCGAACATATCAAAGCCAAGAG ATTCCTGCTGAAAACGATCTGCATCTAAAAATATACATGGAAGGCAGAGGCTTTGCCACATTTCAG CTGAACATCTTTTACCACTTGGAGAGGGAAACTTTTGCAGAGAACCACCAGCAAGCTGCGGACGAGGAAGCTTTCTCATTACGCATCGATGCTGCTGATGGCAGCGACCGCAATCACATGATGTTGTCTGTATGCACAAG ATTAAAGGACAGTCAGCTGATACCTCACACAGGTATGGTTATATTGGATGTAGGCCTGCTCAGCGGGTTCACGCTCTCTCCTGAGGCTGCTGTCCAATCAGCTGTTATCAGGAAGGTGGAGGCGGCACCTGAGAAAGTCATCCTGTACCTGGATTCA CTCAACAAGTCAGAGGTTTGTATCAACCTTCCCCTCGTCAGAAACTACAAAGTGGCCCACGTGCACGACGCTGTGGCACGCATTTACGACTACTATGAGCCAA cGAGAAACGCGATGAGCACGTACAATTCGCGAGTTCTGCCCAGCATGGACTCCTGCTTCTTCTGTGGTGCAAACTGTGATCTCTGCAGGCCTGGAATCACCATCGCCATGTCCGCTCAGTCGATGGCTGCCTACAGCTTCAGCTGCCTGTTTCTCGGActcactgtttttcttgttttagtcGGTTAG